One genomic segment of Culturomica massiliensis includes these proteins:
- the erm(F) gene encoding 23S rRNA (adenine(2058)-N(6))-methyltransferase Erm(F) produces MTKKKLPVRFTGQHFTIDKVLIKDAIRQANISNQDTVLDIGAGKGFLTVHLLKIANNVVAIENDTALVEHLRKLFSDARNVQVVGCDFRNFAVPKFPFKVVSNIPYGITSDIFKILMFESLGNFLGGSIVLQLEPTQKLFSRKLYNPYTVFYHTFFDLKLVYEVGPESFLPPPTVKSALLNIKRKHLFFDFKFKAKYLAFISCLLEKPDLSVKTALKSIFRKSQVRSISEKFGLNLNAQIVCLSPSQWLNCFLEMLEVVPEKFHPS; encoded by the coding sequence ATGACAAAAAAGAAATTGCCCGTTCGTTTTACGGGTCAGCACTTTACTATTGATAAAGTGCTAATAAAAGATGCAATAAGACAAGCAAATATAAGTAATCAGGATACGGTTTTAGATATTGGGGCAGGCAAGGGGTTTCTTACTGTTCATTTATTAAAAATCGCCAACAATGTTGTTGCTATTGAAAACGACACAGCTTTGGTTGAACATTTACGAAAATTATTTTCTGATGCCCGAAATGTTCAAGTTGTCGGTTGTGATTTTAGGAATTTTGCAGTTCCGAAATTTCCTTTCAAAGTGGTGTCAAATATTCCTTATGGCATTACTTCCGATATTTTCAAAATCCTGATGTTTGAGAGTCTTGGAAATTTTCTGGGAGGTTCCATTGTCCTTCAATTAGAACCTACACAAAAGTTATTTTCGAGGAAGCTTTACAATCCATATACCGTTTTCTATCATACTTTTTTTGATTTGAAACTTGTCTATGAGGTAGGTCCTGAAAGTTTCTTGCCACCGCCAACTGTCAAATCAGCCCTGTTAAACATTAAAAGAAAACACTTATTTTTTGATTTTAAGTTTAAAGCCAAATACTTAGCATTTATTTCCTGTCTGTTAGAGAAACCTGATTTATCTGTAAAAACAGCTTTAAAGTCGATTTTCAGGAAAAGTCAGGTCAGGTCAATTTCGGAAAAATTCGGTTTAAACCTTAATGCTCAAATTGTTTGTTTGTCTCCAAGTCAATGGTTAAACTGTTTTTTGGAAATGCTGGAAGTTGTCCCTGAAAAATTTCATCCTTCGTAG
- a CDS encoding single-stranded DNA-binding protein — translation MLYIHTIGRIGKDCQVIEGTHGSFIAFDMAVDDFSHGNAVTTWVRVRSNKENHIRLSEYLTKGRMVLVGGTLSTSLWKDKNGDSQIQLSITADALEFINTGKREGTTSEADGQAAAADNAPVPPADMPQDGEEDLPF, via the coding sequence ATGCTATACATTCACACTATCGGTCGCATCGGAAAGGATTGTCAGGTTATCGAGGGTACACACGGTTCGTTTATTGCTTTTGACATGGCAGTAGATGACTTCTCGCACGGAAACGCCGTTACCACATGGGTAAGGGTACGCAGCAACAAGGAAAACCATATCCGCCTCTCCGAATACCTCACCAAAGGACGCATGGTCCTTGTCGGGGGAACTTTGTCAACTTCACTGTGGAAGGACAAAAACGGCGACAGCCAGATCCAGCTCTCCATCACGGCGGATGCCCTGGAGTTCATCAACACCGGTAAGCGGGAAGGTACAACCTCCGAAGCCGACGGCCAGGCCGCAGCTGCCGATAACGCACCCGTTCCTCCGGCGGACATGCCACAGGACGGGGAGGAAGACCTTCCGTTCTGA
- a CDS encoding ParB/RepB/Spo0J family partition protein, with protein sequence METMNIQSVAEKNIVSVVLADIQPSNYNPRKNFDVASLAELAESIRQQGVLQPIGVRPIAENRFEIIFGERRYRASLMAGLEEIPAIVLNVSDETAEEMAVTENLQRKDVTPIEEANAYQRLIESGRHDIQSLAMQFGKNETYIRTRLKFVSLIPEIAELLEKDEITISVASEICRYGEDIQREVFDKHLKEGIMFGSWRGMKATEVAKNIERHFTTDLERYNFDKTLCLSCPHNTNNMTLFCEGTCGKCANKGCLDEMNAAFLTEKAIETIKAYPALSLSHDAYCYNADAVNRLKEMGYEVVALQCRYKDYPTFPEEPEAGEYETEDEYKEAKIEYEQDMNDYMEEGKELVRRAEAGEISLFARIGNEDIVKCYVENSMMNAVSGQQAGQEQLSPIEKLDKQDKRNKEIAREKTVEDTKKQILEVDMTETKFGADEEKMIYFFLLSSLRKEHFAAVGIEGEHSPYLSNEDKTNIVANLTPKAKAVIRRDFLIENFKNAYGSNAIADMLLEFAGKHMPERLADIENGHNEVYEKRHQRIEEKKAVLLVQEQAKQEAEQTEDDADNEKQPQSQEVAA encoded by the coding sequence ATGGAAACAATGAACATTCAATCAGTAGCAGAGAAGAACATCGTATCAGTAGTTTTGGCAGATATTCAGCCGAGTAACTATAACCCACGCAAGAATTTTGATGTAGCAAGCCTTGCGGAATTGGCGGAAAGCATCCGTCAGCAGGGCGTCCTCCAGCCTATCGGGGTGCGCCCCATTGCGGAGAACCGCTTTGAAATCATATTCGGGGAACGCAGGTATCGTGCCTCACTCATGGCAGGACTGGAAGAAATTCCGGCAATCGTTCTGAATGTTTCGGACGAGACCGCCGAAGAAATGGCGGTGACGGAAAACCTGCAACGCAAGGATGTAACCCCTATCGAGGAAGCAAACGCCTATCAGAGGCTGATAGAAAGCGGACGGCACGACATCCAGTCTTTGGCCATGCAGTTCGGCAAGAACGAGACCTATATCCGCACCCGACTGAAGTTCGTCTCCCTTATCCCCGAAATCGCAGAATTGTTGGAAAAGGACGAAATCACTATCAGCGTGGCAAGCGAAATTTGCCGATATGGCGAGGACATCCAGAGAGAGGTTTTCGACAAGCACTTGAAAGAGGGTATCATGTTTGGCAGTTGGCGAGGCATGAAAGCGACCGAGGTGGCAAAGAACATCGAGCGCCACTTCACGACAGACCTTGAACGCTACAACTTTGACAAGACCCTTTGCCTGTCATGTCCCCATAATACCAACAACATGACATTGTTCTGTGAGGGAACATGCGGAAAATGCGCCAACAAAGGCTGTCTTGATGAAATGAATGCAGCATTTTTGACGGAAAAGGCAATAGAGACCATTAAGGCTTATCCTGCACTCTCTCTAAGCCATGACGCATATTGCTATAATGCGGATGCGGTAAATCGCCTCAAGGAAATGGGCTATGAGGTTGTGGCACTGCAATGCAGATACAAAGACTACCCGACATTTCCCGAAGAGCCTGAAGCCGGAGAATATGAGACGGAAGACGAATATAAGGAAGCCAAGATTGAGTATGAGCAGGATATGAACGATTATATGGAAGAGGGCAAGGAACTTGTACGCAGGGCAGAAGCAGGCGAAATATCGCTCTTCGCACGGATTGGGAACGAAGACATTGTCAAATGTTATGTGGAGAATTCCATGATGAATGCCGTCAGTGGACAACAGGCAGGACAGGAACAGCTTTCCCCGATTGAAAAACTGGACAAGCAGGACAAGCGAAACAAGGAGATTGCCAGGGAAAAGACCGTGGAAGATACCAAAAAACAGATTTTGGAAGTGGATATGACCGAAACCAAGTTCGGGGCTGACGAAGAAAAGATGATTTATTTCTTCCTGCTTTCATCGTTGAGAAAGGAACACTTTGCCGCCGTTGGTATAGAGGGAGAACATTCGCCCTATCTGTCCAACGAGGACAAGACAAATATTGTGGCCAATCTTACCCCAAAGGCAAAAGCCGTCATCCGCAGGGATTTCCTGATTGAGAATTTCAAGAACGCATACGGAAGCAACGCCATAGCCGACATGTTGCTTGAATTTGCAGGAAAACACATGCCGGAAAGACTTGCCGACATCGAGAATGGACATAATGAAGTTTACGAAAAAAGACATCAGCGCATCGAAGAAAAGAAAGCCGTCCTTTTGGTGCAGGAACAGGCCAAACAGGAAGCGGAGCAGACGGAAGACGATGCGGACAACGAAAAACAACCTCAATCCCAAGAGGTTGCTGCTTGA
- a CDS encoding DUF4313 domain-containing protein, with amino-acid sequence MENEIRERSVEVDGMTLTLLHKDGKWVFPLVTYYQHGLGTPLCLALLAYVEDSNEFESETIITVNLPGAERSAGCQFIDTNNNGEEVLDWLMLYGLCTPTGRYAVSGFCKYPEVDFYQSERFMQQKELCDRYFNFVD; translated from the coding sequence ATGGAAAATGAAATCAGAGAGAGAAGCGTGGAAGTGGACGGCATGACCTTGACACTGCTTCATAAGGACGGTAAATGGGTTTTCCCCCTTGTCACATATTACCAGCATGGACTCGGAACACCGCTTTGTCTGGCATTGTTGGCGTATGTAGAAGACAGTAACGAATTTGAGTCGGAAACCATCATCACGGTCAATCTGCCTGGTGCGGAACGCAGTGCCGGGTGTCAGTTCATCGACACGAACAACAACGGGGAAGAAGTTCTCGACTGGCTCATGCTTTACGGATTATGTACCCCTACCGGCAGATACGCCGTTTCGGGTTTCTGCAAGTATCCCGAGGTGGATTTTTATCAGAGCGAACGCTTCATGCAGCAGAAAGAGCTTTGCGACAGGTATTTCAACTTCGTTGATTGA
- a CDS encoding JAB domain-containing protein, whose protein sequence is MNTFSFPQISVNYKDADAAKRTLVNSSRVSYDIFKEAYDECMQHHEECWVMFLNQANRLLGLSCISKCGISQTVVDVRIILQTALLAHASGIILSHNHPSGNMVASSSDNAITSKLKKACEILDITLLDHIILSDTGYLSYADEGML, encoded by the coding sequence ATGAATACATTTTCTTTCCCTCAGATTTCAGTAAATTACAAGGATGCCGATGCTGCAAAACGTACCTTGGTAAACTCCTCCAGGGTGAGCTACGACATCTTCAAGGAGGCATACGATGAATGTATGCAGCATCATGAGGAATGCTGGGTGATGTTCCTCAATCAAGCCAACAGGCTTCTCGGACTCTCCTGCATATCAAAATGCGGCATCAGCCAGACCGTTGTGGATGTCCGTATCATCCTGCAGACGGCTCTTCTGGCCCATGCCTCGGGCATAATCCTCAGCCACAACCACCCGTCAGGCAACATGGTGGCCAGCTCCAGTGACAATGCCATCACAAGCAAACTCAAGAAAGCCTGCGAAATCCTTGACATCACTCTCCTTGACCATATCATCCTCTCGGATACAGGCTATCTGAGCTACGCGGACGAAGGGATGCTTTGA
- a CDS encoding ATP-binding protein yields MRFFDRTEEIASLREIRRMSKDNAQFTVVTGRRRIGKTYLVWKAYEDEPILYFFVARKAEGDLCEDYRLEIESKLGIPTMGRAEHFADVFEFLMKLSTERPITLFIDEFQEFFRVNKSVYSDMQRIWDIYSPKARMNLVVCGSIYSMMTKIFKDKKEPLYNRQTRFMTVRPFTPAVLKEILTEYHPGHTAEDLLALYSFTGGVAKYVQLLVDAGATTKSAMLDHIIKADSIFLGEGKAILIEEFGKDYGVYFSILSAIARGKTSRSEIENVVGREIGGYLTKLENEYEVIAKKQPLFEKSSTKNVRYTIEDNFFTFWFRFIYKYSYMLEIENYESVKTIINRDYETFSGLMLERYFRRVLIERHAYTRIGGWWDRKGENEIDIVAENELDEEATFFEVKRKADNIDMKVLENKAAAFLRATGEFKGYKISYKGLSMDDM; encoded by the coding sequence ATGAGATTTTTTGACAGGACAGAAGAAATAGCATCCCTGCGTGAGATTCGCAGGATGTCGAAAGACAACGCCCAGTTCACGGTAGTGACAGGACGGCGCCGTATCGGCAAGACATACCTCGTATGGAAGGCATACGAGGACGAACCTATCCTTTATTTCTTTGTTGCCCGCAAGGCTGAAGGGGACTTATGCGAGGATTACCGGCTTGAAATAGAGAGCAAGCTGGGAATCCCCACGATGGGACGTGCGGAGCATTTCGCCGATGTGTTCGAGTTTCTGATGAAACTTTCCACGGAACGTCCCATCACGCTGTTCATTGACGAGTTCCAGGAGTTCTTCCGCGTGAACAAGTCGGTGTACAGCGACATGCAGCGCATCTGGGACATATACAGCCCGAAAGCCCGGATGAACCTTGTCGTCTGCGGTTCGATATACTCCATGATGACGAAGATATTCAAGGACAAGAAGGAACCTCTGTATAACAGGCAGACCCGTTTTATGACCGTGCGCCCGTTCACTCCGGCGGTGCTGAAGGAAATCCTCACGGAATACCATCCGGGACACACGGCGGAAGATCTGCTGGCCCTGTATTCCTTCACGGGCGGCGTGGCCAAGTACGTGCAACTGCTTGTGGATGCCGGAGCCACGACCAAGTCAGCCATGCTTGACCACATCATAAAGGCCGACTCCATCTTCCTGGGAGAAGGCAAGGCTATCCTTATCGAGGAGTTCGGCAAGGATTACGGGGTATATTTCTCGATTCTGTCAGCCATAGCGAGAGGCAAGACCTCCCGTTCGGAAATAGAGAACGTAGTAGGCAGGGAAATCGGCGGCTACCTGACCAAGCTGGAAAACGAGTACGAGGTCATTGCCAAGAAGCAGCCACTCTTTGAGAAGAGTTCCACCAAGAATGTCCGCTATACGATAGAGGACAACTTCTTCACGTTCTGGTTCCGCTTCATCTACAAGTACAGCTATATGCTGGAAATAGAGAACTACGAGAGCGTGAAGACGATCATCAACCGGGACTACGAGACGTTCAGCGGCCTGATGCTCGAACGCTATTTCAGGCGTGTGCTGATCGAACGCCATGCCTACACACGCATCGGCGGATGGTGGGACCGCAAGGGCGAGAATGAAATCGACATTGTGGCCGAGAACGAACTGGACGAAGAAGCCACGTTTTTCGAGGTGAAGCGTAAGGCAGACAACATTGACATGAAGGTGCTGGAGAATAAGGCGGCTGCCTTCCTGCGTGCCACGGGCGAGTTCAAGGGGTATAAAATCTCCTACAAAGGGCTGTCTATGGATGACATGTAG
- a CDS encoding ParA family protein, translated as MTKIIAVLNHKGGVGKTTTTINLAAALQLKKKRVLLIDMDGQANLTESCGLSIEEEQTVYGAMKGEYPLPLVELKNGLTIVPSCLDLSAAESELINEPGRELILKGLIAKLLDSRKFDYILIDCPPSLGLLTLNALTAADFLIIPVQAQFLAMRGMAKITNVVEIVRQRLNPGLSIGGIVITQFDKRKTLNKSVSELINDSFCDKVFKTVIRDNVALAEAPIKGLNIFEYNKSSNGAKDYMDLALEVLKLK; from the coding sequence ATGACAAAAATTATAGCAGTTCTGAATCATAAAGGTGGGGTCGGAAAGACAACCACTACCATAAATCTCGCTGCCGCACTGCAGCTGAAGAAAAAACGTGTGCTCCTGATTGACATGGACGGTCAGGCAAACCTCACGGAATCCTGCGGCCTGTCCATCGAGGAAGAACAGACCGTGTACGGGGCGATGAAGGGCGAATACCCTTTGCCGCTGGTCGAACTGAAGAACGGCCTTACCATCGTTCCCTCGTGCCTTGACCTGTCGGCTGCCGAATCGGAACTTATCAACGAACCTGGCCGGGAACTGATACTGAAAGGGTTGATTGCGAAGCTGCTTGACAGCCGGAAATTCGATTATATACTGATTGACTGTCCGCCATCGCTGGGACTGCTCACGCTCAATGCTCTTACCGCGGCGGACTTCCTGATTATCCCGGTCCAGGCACAGTTCCTCGCCATGCGCGGTATGGCAAAGATTACGAATGTGGTTGAAATCGTCAGGCAACGCCTGAATCCGGGACTGAGCATCGGAGGTATCGTGATCACCCAGTTCGACAAGCGCAAGACGCTTAACAAAAGCGTGTCCGAGCTCATCAACGATTCTTTCTGCGACAAGGTGTTCAAAACCGTCATCCGGGACAACGTGGCTCTGGCGGAAGCCCCTATCAAGGGTCTGAACATTTTCGAGTATAACAAAAGCAGCAACGGGGCCAAGGATTATATGGACTTGGCGCTGGAGGTACTGAAACTAAAGTAA
- a CDS encoding IS30-like element IS4351 family transposase translates to MSKHITEEQRYAISMMLQIPMSKKAIAEAIGVDKSTVYREIKRNCDARSGSYSMELAQRKADRRKQQKHRKEVLTPAMRKRIIKLLKKGFSPEQIVGRSRLEGIAMVSHETIYRWIWEDKRRGGKLHKYLRRQGRRYAKRGSKNAGRGFIPGRVDIDERPEIVELKERFGDLEIDTIIGKNHKGAILTINDRATSRVWIRKLSGKEAIPVAKIAVWALRKVKNLIHTITADNGKEFAKHEEIAQKLEIKFYFCKPYHSWERGANENTNGLIRQYIPKGKDFSEVTNKQIKWIENKLNNRPRKRLGYLTPNEKFKQIINQNSVAFAS, encoded by the coding sequence ATGAGCAAACATATAACCGAGGAACAAAGGTATGCAATTTCTATGATGTTGCAAATACCGATGAGCAAAAAAGCAATAGCGGAAGCTATCGGAGTAGATAAAAGCACTGTTTACAGGGAGATAAAGCGCAATTGCGACGCCCGAAGTGGTAGCTATAGCATGGAGCTTGCCCAGCGAAAAGCAGACAGGCGCAAGCAGCAAAAACATCGCAAGGAAGTGCTTACACCGGCAATGAGAAAACGGATAATAAAGCTGTTGAAGAAAGGATTCAGCCCGGAGCAGATTGTCGGCAGGAGCCGCTTGGAGGGAATTGCGATGGTATCTCACGAAACGATATATCGCTGGATTTGGGAGGATAAGCGGCGGGGTGGCAAACTGCACAAATATCTTCGCAGACAAGGTCGCAGGTATGCCAAACGTGGTTCTAAAAATGCAGGGCGAGGATTTATCCCAGGCAGGGTGGATATTGATGAGCGTCCCGAGATAGTGGAACTGAAGGAGAGATTTGGTGATTTAGAGATAGATACAATTATTGGTAAGAACCACAAAGGTGCCATTCTTACCATTAACGACAGAGCAACAAGCAGGGTCTGGATACGCAAGTTGTCGGGAAAAGAAGCCATCCCGGTAGCTAAGATTGCAGTATGGGCACTGCGGAAAGTGAAAAACTTAATACACACAATTACGGCTGACAATGGAAAGGAGTTTGCAAAGCACGAGGAAATTGCGCAAAAATTGGAAATAAAATTCTATTTTTGCAAACCATACCACTCATGGGAACGTGGTGCCAATGAAAACACCAACGGGCTTATCAGGCAGTATATCCCAAAGGGTAAGGACTTTAGTGAAGTAACCAACAAACAGATTAAGTGGATTGAAAATAAACTCAATAATCGACCTCGTAAAAGACTTGGATACCTCACGCCAAACGAAAAATTTAAACAAATTATTAATCAGAATTCTGTTGCATTTGCAAGTTGA
- a CDS encoding retropepsin-like aspartic protease translates to MKIASRLSFIFIAILFGYNSVYSQTQADVKMGEILNSGDLFQLRNEYPKLRDSVSIKMLNLIADTQLGIGFNNLDNAAIALDSLLLYHQEEMGAETSIGMAALQGMNLLNLGMYEQAGKVGEDLVNALKQSVPFESLYSFVFIEKVGKALANVPKPYLERPNRDVTVLMSVETVGRGKHIYIPVEVNGITKNYIFDTGCSFGNFVSEKYAKEAGLKIVADSIPVSGMEIGFVRLATADSMKIGELVYHNPVFMVAPPDNEIDSVFTFDGVLGYNFIRDAREIIIDNEAGKYLFPHKVSDGEPNMYLSSNTPQVRINYDEKPFDLIFDTGNVKSDLGNKFADIFPHAIEGLAEHTTSRGGFGGISQTTAVTLPKFCFKVAGTTVTLYDTEVVKKTESSSQLFSGSLGADFVLSFKRLVINYQNMFIRGE, encoded by the coding sequence ATGAAAATTGCAAGTAGACTATCATTCATTTTTATTGCCATCTTGTTCGGATATAATTCTGTCTATTCACAAACACAGGCTGATGTGAAAATGGGGGAAATTCTGAACAGCGGAGATTTGTTCCAATTGAGAAATGAATATCCGAAATTAAGAGACTCTGTGAGTATAAAGATGCTTAATCTTATAGCAGATACACAGTTAGGTATTGGATTCAACAATTTGGATAATGCTGCTATTGCCCTTGATAGCCTATTGTTATATCATCAAGAAGAAATGGGGGCAGAAACCTCAATAGGAATGGCAGCTTTACAGGGTATGAATCTTTTAAATTTAGGAATGTACGAACAAGCCGGAAAAGTTGGAGAAGATTTGGTTAATGCACTTAAACAATCTGTACCATTTGAATCTCTTTATAGTTTTGTGTTTATAGAAAAAGTAGGCAAAGCCCTTGCCAATGTACCAAAGCCTTATCTTGAACGTCCCAATCGAGATGTTACTGTGTTGATGAGTGTTGAAACCGTAGGTAGAGGCAAGCATATTTATATCCCCGTGGAAGTAAACGGCATAACAAAAAACTATATTTTCGACACAGGCTGTTCTTTCGGCAATTTCGTTTCAGAGAAATATGCGAAAGAAGCAGGTTTGAAAATCGTGGCAGATTCTATTCCCGTATCAGGTATGGAGATTGGTTTTGTGAGACTCGCCACGGCAGATTCTATGAAAATCGGAGAACTGGTATATCATAATCCTGTTTTTATGGTTGCTCCTCCCGACAATGAAATAGATTCTGTATTTACATTTGACGGAGTGCTTGGTTATAACTTTATAAGGGACGCACGGGAAATAATCATAGACAATGAAGCTGGCAAGTATCTTTTTCCCCACAAAGTGTCAGACGGAGAGCCGAATATGTATCTGTCTTCAAACACACCACAGGTACGAATAAATTATGACGAGAAACCTTTTGATCTGATTTTTGATACCGGAAACGTAAAGTCAGATTTGGGGAACAAATTCGCAGATATATTTCCTCATGCCATTGAGGGGCTTGCAGAACATACAACCTCACGTGGAGGCTTTGGTGGAATATCTCAGACAACAGCAGTCACATTGCCTAAGTTCTGTTTTAAGGTAGCAGGTACTACGGTAACATTATATGATACGGAAGTCGTTAAGAAGACAGAATCCAGCAGCCAGCTATTTTCAGGTTCATTGGGAGCAGACTTCGTATTGTCATTCAAACGGCTTGTGATTAACTATCAGAATATGTTTATACGTGGAGAATAA